One segment of Candidatus Omnitrophota bacterium DNA contains the following:
- a CDS encoding ferredoxin, which translates to MTETIYKDGIKAAVSLITIAGRTAPKAKGMDTIIIKILTSAELKKLIKKMKEIGKTRDAKGISMSDAVILVGA; encoded by the coding sequence ATGACTGAAACTATTTATAAAGACGGGATCAAAGCCGCGGTCTCACTGATAACAATAGCCGGCAGAACCGCCCCGAAAGCCAAGGGCATGGACACAATAATCATCAAAATACTAACTTCTGCCGAGCTGAAGAAGCTAATAAAAAAGATGAAAGAAATCGGTAAAACCCGCGACGCAAAAGGAATTTCAATGTCTGACGCCGTAATACTTGTGGGCGC